A part of Vanessa tameamea isolate UH-Manoa-2023 chromosome 20, ilVanTame1 primary haplotype, whole genome shotgun sequence genomic DNA contains:
- the LOC113401654 gene encoding protein tipE, whose product MSTMSRSRTSLSPATSERSTLPMGASAEPESPEFKPLEPTREELLTHFFERFKFYTSLCLGTSAILAVFAFLFLIPFVVEPAIQTILAEFAPEAGICAVSKHIYAETLTNCTWASCREGCTSTHTKCHKIRVNLARRPFEENIPVPKEWDATDLKFLINPEGCGYPPRVNCSEFAIDYAGKKAPKLFPCYYSMTRPELVVARYSWDSTIRGLILALVLPTTVFIFSLSVLAYWHCHCCDRACNRRVHAESFASKEDSKLLCELDEDPSDDVF is encoded by the exons ATGTCGACTATGAGCAGATCTCGTACAAGTCTTTCACCAGCGACCTCTGAAAGATCTACGCTACCTATGGGCGCATCTGCAGAACCTGAAAGCCCAGAATTCAAACCTCTAGAGCCGACAAGGGAGGAGCTGCTTACACATTTCTTCGAgcgatttaaattttacacatcGCTCTGCCTTGGCACTTCTGCTATACTCGCTGTCTTTgcctttctatttttaataccgTTTGTGGTCGAACCAGCGATACAAACGATATTAGCGGAGTTCGCTCCGGAAGCTGGCATTTGTGCAGTGTCGAAACATATCTACGCTGAGACTTTAACTAATTGCACATGGGCGTCGTGTCGGGAAGGCTGTACCAGCACTCATACGAAATGTCACAAAATACGCGTTAACCTAGCTAGAAGACCGTTCGAAGAAAATATCCCAGTACCAAAAGAGTGGGATGCGACGGATTTAAAGTTCCTGATCAACCCTGAGGGTTGCGGTTATCCACCGAGAGTTAATTGCTCGGAGTTCGCGATTGATTATGCTGGGAAAAAGGCGCCTAAGCTCTTCCCGTGCTACTATAGCATGACTCGACCAGAATTGGTGGTAGCAAGATATTCCTGGGATTCGACTATTCGTGGTTTAATCTTGGCATTGGTGCTGCCTACGACTGTCTTCATCTTCAGTTTAAGTGTACTCGCATACTGGCACTGTCATTGCTGCGACAGAGCTTGTAATAGGCGAGTGCATGCTGAATCCTTTGCGAGTAAGGAAGA tagcAAACTTCTATGTGAATTAGATGAAGATCCAAGTGATGACGTGTTCTGA